The Henckelia pumila isolate YLH828 unplaced genomic scaffold, ASM3356847v2 CTG_627:::fragment_1, whole genome shotgun sequence genome includes a region encoding these proteins:
- the LOC140873515 gene encoding adenylate isopentenyltransferase 5, chloroplastic-like isoform X1: protein MLVGLLMRISLCVCSKQIESRLRKMMLLRRKDKVVFVMGATGTGKSRLSIDLATRFNGEIINSDKMQVYRGLDVITNKVTEDECRGVPHHLLGMVDPDHDFTVRDFVYHATLAADAITRRGRLPIVAGGSNSYIKALVHDDFEFRSKYECCLLWVNVATPVLNSFVSKRVDQMVEAGLVAEANEFFDPSGDYSRGIKRSIGVPEMDDYFRNYIDDETRAKTELKVAIDRIKSNTCMLACRQLEKISWLEDKLDLRIHRLDATGAFTSQVAESDRAWEKAVTIPATVIVAEFICSDDIGRFMSTLAAPPPMVHTTTSSS, encoded by the coding sequence ATGCTTGTTGGGTTGTTAATGAGGATCTCATTGTGTGTCTGCAGCAAGCAAATAGAGAGCCGGCTCAGGAAGATGATGTTGTTGCGTCGCAAAGACAAGGTGGTGTTTGTGATGGGCGCCACGGGGACCGGGAAGTCCCGCCTTTCCATCGACTTAGCCACCCGTTTCAACGGCGAGATCATCAACTCCGACAAGATGCAAGTCTACAGGGGTTTGGACGTGATAACCAACAAAGTAACGGAGGACGAATGTCGTGGCGTGCCACACCATCTGCTCGGGATGGTCGATCCCGACCATGACTTCACGGTCCGAGACTTCGTGTATCATGCAACCCTCGCGGCTGATGCCATAACCCGGAGGGGACGATTGCCCATCGTGGCCGGAGGGTCTAATTCTTACATAAAGGCACTTGTCCACGATGACTTTGAGTTTAGGTCAAAGTATGAGTGCTGTCTTCTTTGGGTGAACGTGGCGACCCCGGTTTTGAATTCGTTCGTGTCGAAGAGGGTTGATCAGATGGTGGAAGCCGGGTTGGTGGCGGAGGCGAACGAGTTCTTCGATCCCAGTGGCGACTACAGCCGCGGCATCAAGCGGTCTATCGGCGTGCCTGAGATGGACGACTACTTTCGGAATTATATTGATGATGAAACTAGAGCCAAGACTGAACTCAAGGTGGCTATCGATCGAATAAAGTCCAACACCTGCATGTTAGCATGTCGCCAACTCGAAAAAATTTCGTGGTTGGAGGACAAGTTGGATTTGAGGATCCATCGTCTCGACGCCACCGGAGCCTTCACCAGCCAAGTGGCGGAGTCGGACCGAGCATGGGAAAAAGCGGTGACGATTCCCGCCACCGTGATCGTGGCCGAGTTCATATGCTCCGACGATATCGGGCGTTTCATGTCGACTCTTGCTGCTCCACCTCCCATGGTGCACACAACCACCTCCTccagttaa
- the LOC140873515 gene encoding adenylate isopentenyltransferase 5, chloroplastic-like isoform X2: protein MMLLRRKDKVVFVMGATGTGKSRLSIDLATRFNGEIINSDKMQVYRGLDVITNKVTEDECRGVPHHLLGMVDPDHDFTVRDFVYHATLAADAITRRGRLPIVAGGSNSYIKALVHDDFEFRSKYECCLLWVNVATPVLNSFVSKRVDQMVEAGLVAEANEFFDPSGDYSRGIKRSIGVPEMDDYFRNYIDDETRAKTELKVAIDRIKSNTCMLACRQLEKISWLEDKLDLRIHRLDATGAFTSQVAESDRAWEKAVTIPATVIVAEFICSDDIGRFMSTLAAPPPMVHTTTSSS, encoded by the coding sequence ATGATGTTGTTGCGTCGCAAAGACAAGGTGGTGTTTGTGATGGGCGCCACGGGGACCGGGAAGTCCCGCCTTTCCATCGACTTAGCCACCCGTTTCAACGGCGAGATCATCAACTCCGACAAGATGCAAGTCTACAGGGGTTTGGACGTGATAACCAACAAAGTAACGGAGGACGAATGTCGTGGCGTGCCACACCATCTGCTCGGGATGGTCGATCCCGACCATGACTTCACGGTCCGAGACTTCGTGTATCATGCAACCCTCGCGGCTGATGCCATAACCCGGAGGGGACGATTGCCCATCGTGGCCGGAGGGTCTAATTCTTACATAAAGGCACTTGTCCACGATGACTTTGAGTTTAGGTCAAAGTATGAGTGCTGTCTTCTTTGGGTGAACGTGGCGACCCCGGTTTTGAATTCGTTCGTGTCGAAGAGGGTTGATCAGATGGTGGAAGCCGGGTTGGTGGCGGAGGCGAACGAGTTCTTCGATCCCAGTGGCGACTACAGCCGCGGCATCAAGCGGTCTATCGGCGTGCCTGAGATGGACGACTACTTTCGGAATTATATTGATGATGAAACTAGAGCCAAGACTGAACTCAAGGTGGCTATCGATCGAATAAAGTCCAACACCTGCATGTTAGCATGTCGCCAACTCGAAAAAATTTCGTGGTTGGAGGACAAGTTGGATTTGAGGATCCATCGTCTCGACGCCACCGGAGCCTTCACCAGCCAAGTGGCGGAGTCGGACCGAGCATGGGAAAAAGCGGTGACGATTCCCGCCACCGTGATCGTGGCCGAGTTCATATGCTCCGACGATATCGGGCGTTTCATGTCGACTCTTGCTGCTCCACCTCCCATGGTGCACACAACCACCTCCTccagttaa
- the LOC140873512 gene encoding acetate--CoA ligase CCL3-like isoform X1, with protein MIHKELFQEVATQVHLSVPQQKEQLGNLPLISITHTNIFHSIRLNQSMAENDIDQLPKNSANYTALTPLGFLDRAATVNPTRKSVIHGSLSFTWLQTYKRCCQMASALTNRGVTVGCTVAVIAPNVPALYEAHFGVPMSGAVLNAVNIRLNAQTIAFLLGHSRSAAIIVDQEFYTLAEEALSIIKEDKSSKDNFKLPIMIVAADKNCDPKPLQHALRKGAVEYEDFLESGDPEFSWKPPEDEWQSIALGYTSGTTASPKGVVLHHRGAYLMALSNVIVWGMGEGAVYLWTLPMFHCNGWCFPWTLAALFGTSICLRQVTAKGVYSAVANLGVTHFCAAPVVLNTIANAPENESILPLPRVVHVMTAGATPPPSVLLAMSQRGFRVTHTYGLSETYGPSAVCAWKPEWDSLSPVEQTRLNSRQGVRYVGLEGLDVIDTKSMTPVHADGKAVGEIVFRGNVVMKGYLKNPEANREAFDGGWFHSGDIGVKHPDGYIEIKDRSKDIIISGGENISSVEVENILYQHPAIFEVSVVARPDEQWGESPCAFVTLKEDADASDKQMLADDIMKFSRTNMPAYWVPKSVIFGPLPKTATGKIQKHVLRSKTKEMGPVKKSRL; from the exons ATGATACATAAAGAATTATTTCAAGAGGTGGCAACTCAAGTCCACCTGTCCGTCCCGCAGCAAAAAGAGCAACTTGGAAACCTTCCACTCATTTCCATAACACATACCAATATTTTTCATTCGATCAGATTAAATCAATCGATGGCGGAGAATGATATCGACCAACTACCCAAGAACAGTGCTAATTACACCGCTTTGACGCCGCTCGGGTTCTTGGATCGGGCTGCCACCGTGAATCCGACCCGGAAATCCGTGATCCATGGATCCTTGTCTTTCACGTGGCTCCAGACCTACAAGCGTTGTTGTCAGATGGCATCGGCCCTCACCAACAGAGGCGTCACCGTTGGTTGCACA GTAGCTGTAATTGCACCCAACGTTCCAGCCTTATATGAAGCTCATTTTGGAGTTCCAATGTCTGGGGCTGTACTGAATGCAGTCAATATTCGTCTGAATGCACAAACAATTGCTTTTCTCCTTGGACATTCTCGATCCGCTGCTATAATCGTGGATCAAGAATTCTATACCTTGGCAGAGGAAGCATTGTCCATCATAAAGGAGGATAAAAGTAGTAAGGACAATTTTAAGCTTCCGATTATGATCGTTGCAGCTGATAAAAACTGTGACCCAAAGCCACTCCAACATGCACTCAGAAAAGGGGCAGTGGAATATGAGGATTTCTTGGAATCTGGTGACCCTGAATTTTCTTGGAAACCACCAGAGGACGAGTGGCAGAGCATTGCTCTGGGTTATACTTCTGGCACCACAGCTAGTCCTAAAGGGGTGGTGTTGCACCATAGAGGGGCTTACCTTATGGCTTTGAGTAATGTAATCGTATGGGGAATGGGGGAAGGAGCTGTTTACTTGTGGACTTTGCCCATGTTCCACTGTAATGGTTGGTGTTTTCCGTGGACTCTTGCTGCACTTTTCGGTACAAGCATATGCCTTAGACAG GTTACTGCTAAAGGCGTTTATTCAGCTGTAGCTAATCTTGGAGTGACCCATTTCTGTGCGGCGCCAGTGGTTCTCAATACTATTGCTAATGCACCCGAAAATGAGTCCATTCTTCCCCTTCCTCGTGTTGTCCATGTAATGACAGCTGGTGCTACACCACCTCCTTCTGTTCTTCTGGCAATGTCCCAAAGAGGATTTCGAGTCACTCACACTTATGGTCTTTCTGAAACATACGGCCCCTCCGCCGTTTGTGCATGGAAGCCCGAGTGGGATTCACTATCACCGGTAGAACAAACACGATTGAATTCCAGGCAAGGTGTCCGATACGTGGGGCTAGAAGGCTTGGATGTCATCGACACGAAAAGCATGACTCCTGTACATGCGGATGGCAAAGCTGTGGGAGAAATTGTGTTCAGGGGGAATGTTGTGATGAAGGGCTATCTTAAAAACCCCGAAGCAAATCGAGAAGCTTTTGACGGTGGTTGGTTTCATTCTGGTGACATCGGTGTGAAGCATCCCGATGGGTACATAGAAATCAAAGACAGATCAAAGGACATAATTATATCAGGTGGAGAAAACATTAGTAGCGTGGAGGTAGAAAATATTCTGTATCAGCACCCTGCAATATTCGAAGTGTCGGTGGTGGCCAGGCCGGATGAGCAGTGGGGTGAATCACCTTGTGCATTTGTGACGCTCAAGGAAGATGCTGATGCTTCTGATAAGCAGATGTTAGCTGATGATATAATGAAGTTCAGTCGAACAAATATGCCTGCGTATTGGGttccaaaatcagtgatatttGGACCATTGCCAAAAACGGCCACGGGGAAAATACAGAAACATGTTCTAAGATCCAAGACAAAGGAGATGGGGCCGGTCAAGAAGAGTAGATTGTAA
- the LOC140873512 gene encoding acetate--CoA ligase CCL3-like isoform X2: MAENDIDQLPKNSANYTALTPLGFLDRAATVNPTRKSVIHGSLSFTWLQTYKRCCQMASALTNRGVTVGCTVAVIAPNVPALYEAHFGVPMSGAVLNAVNIRLNAQTIAFLLGHSRSAAIIVDQEFYTLAEEALSIIKEDKSSKDNFKLPIMIVAADKNCDPKPLQHALRKGAVEYEDFLESGDPEFSWKPPEDEWQSIALGYTSGTTASPKGVVLHHRGAYLMALSNVIVWGMGEGAVYLWTLPMFHCNGWCFPWTLAALFGTSICLRQVTAKGVYSAVANLGVTHFCAAPVVLNTIANAPENESILPLPRVVHVMTAGATPPPSVLLAMSQRGFRVTHTYGLSETYGPSAVCAWKPEWDSLSPVEQTRLNSRQGVRYVGLEGLDVIDTKSMTPVHADGKAVGEIVFRGNVVMKGYLKNPEANREAFDGGWFHSGDIGVKHPDGYIEIKDRSKDIIISGGENISSVEVENILYQHPAIFEVSVVARPDEQWGESPCAFVTLKEDADASDKQMLADDIMKFSRTNMPAYWVPKSVIFGPLPKTATGKIQKHVLRSKTKEMGPVKKSRL; the protein is encoded by the exons ATGGCGGAGAATGATATCGACCAACTACCCAAGAACAGTGCTAATTACACCGCTTTGACGCCGCTCGGGTTCTTGGATCGGGCTGCCACCGTGAATCCGACCCGGAAATCCGTGATCCATGGATCCTTGTCTTTCACGTGGCTCCAGACCTACAAGCGTTGTTGTCAGATGGCATCGGCCCTCACCAACAGAGGCGTCACCGTTGGTTGCACA GTAGCTGTAATTGCACCCAACGTTCCAGCCTTATATGAAGCTCATTTTGGAGTTCCAATGTCTGGGGCTGTACTGAATGCAGTCAATATTCGTCTGAATGCACAAACAATTGCTTTTCTCCTTGGACATTCTCGATCCGCTGCTATAATCGTGGATCAAGAATTCTATACCTTGGCAGAGGAAGCATTGTCCATCATAAAGGAGGATAAAAGTAGTAAGGACAATTTTAAGCTTCCGATTATGATCGTTGCAGCTGATAAAAACTGTGACCCAAAGCCACTCCAACATGCACTCAGAAAAGGGGCAGTGGAATATGAGGATTTCTTGGAATCTGGTGACCCTGAATTTTCTTGGAAACCACCAGAGGACGAGTGGCAGAGCATTGCTCTGGGTTATACTTCTGGCACCACAGCTAGTCCTAAAGGGGTGGTGTTGCACCATAGAGGGGCTTACCTTATGGCTTTGAGTAATGTAATCGTATGGGGAATGGGGGAAGGAGCTGTTTACTTGTGGACTTTGCCCATGTTCCACTGTAATGGTTGGTGTTTTCCGTGGACTCTTGCTGCACTTTTCGGTACAAGCATATGCCTTAGACAG GTTACTGCTAAAGGCGTTTATTCAGCTGTAGCTAATCTTGGAGTGACCCATTTCTGTGCGGCGCCAGTGGTTCTCAATACTATTGCTAATGCACCCGAAAATGAGTCCATTCTTCCCCTTCCTCGTGTTGTCCATGTAATGACAGCTGGTGCTACACCACCTCCTTCTGTTCTTCTGGCAATGTCCCAAAGAGGATTTCGAGTCACTCACACTTATGGTCTTTCTGAAACATACGGCCCCTCCGCCGTTTGTGCATGGAAGCCCGAGTGGGATTCACTATCACCGGTAGAACAAACACGATTGAATTCCAGGCAAGGTGTCCGATACGTGGGGCTAGAAGGCTTGGATGTCATCGACACGAAAAGCATGACTCCTGTACATGCGGATGGCAAAGCTGTGGGAGAAATTGTGTTCAGGGGGAATGTTGTGATGAAGGGCTATCTTAAAAACCCCGAAGCAAATCGAGAAGCTTTTGACGGTGGTTGGTTTCATTCTGGTGACATCGGTGTGAAGCATCCCGATGGGTACATAGAAATCAAAGACAGATCAAAGGACATAATTATATCAGGTGGAGAAAACATTAGTAGCGTGGAGGTAGAAAATATTCTGTATCAGCACCCTGCAATATTCGAAGTGTCGGTGGTGGCCAGGCCGGATGAGCAGTGGGGTGAATCACCTTGTGCATTTGTGACGCTCAAGGAAGATGCTGATGCTTCTGATAAGCAGATGTTAGCTGATGATATAATGAAGTTCAGTCGAACAAATATGCCTGCGTATTGGGttccaaaatcagtgatatttGGACCATTGCCAAAAACGGCCACGGGGAAAATACAGAAACATGTTCTAAGATCCAAGACAAAGGAGATGGGGCCGGTCAAGAAGAGTAGATTGTAA